One region of Nitrospira sp. genomic DNA includes:
- a CDS encoding HEAT repeat domain-containing protein, translated as MSKESIDTLVSELTHEEEWRRMRATAACLAGGPRAVHALTQALQTGDVPLRVEAAAMLSRIKDPAAGVALVALIRDPEETVRQAAFAALEQMAGNLDDDTAAGLVRNLHESPDEDVRHRVRQLLGVIPNAITPLCDMLKHPDEDAQTTAATILEHLLDPRSADGLIDAMASPAVREIAVRTLKKLSAVRDRIDATFHALRDVEGASEREEARMATVMDLLGIGRPAVEILIEYLEDDDWLIREAAADLLGKIGDVRAVEPLMQRLQKDKDTGVKEYAVKSLGLIGDPRPAQLYIEAIPIRPLRVMAIEALAKIKDVEVLRPYNELFNRLRSDRDGIVSYSAGLIADKLAALEGEQPVGQEESEDHE; from the coding sequence ATGTCCAAGGAATCGATCGATACCTTAGTTTCCGAGTTGACGCATGAAGAGGAATGGCGGCGTATGCGAGCCACGGCGGCTTGCCTGGCCGGCGGTCCCCGGGCAGTCCACGCCTTGACGCAGGCGTTGCAGACCGGCGATGTGCCACTTCGTGTTGAAGCGGCGGCGATGTTGTCGCGCATCAAGGATCCGGCCGCGGGTGTGGCTCTGGTCGCGTTGATTCGGGATCCTGAGGAGACGGTCCGGCAGGCCGCGTTTGCCGCACTTGAGCAGATGGCCGGCAATTTGGACGACGACACTGCCGCGGGATTGGTGCGCAATCTTCACGAATCGCCCGATGAGGATGTCCGTCACCGCGTTCGACAACTTTTGGGCGTGATTCCCAATGCCATCACCCCCCTGTGCGACATGTTGAAGCATCCGGACGAGGATGCGCAGACGACGGCGGCGACGATTCTCGAACATTTGCTCGATCCGCGTTCAGCCGATGGGTTGATCGACGCCATGGCCTCTCCGGCGGTGCGTGAAATTGCCGTGCGGACGCTGAAGAAGCTGAGTGCTGTTCGGGACCGGATCGATGCGACGTTTCACGCGTTGCGCGACGTGGAGGGGGCCAGCGAACGGGAAGAAGCTCGCATGGCGACGGTCATGGATCTGCTGGGTATCGGCCGGCCGGCGGTTGAGATTTTGATCGAATATTTGGAAGACGACGATTGGCTCATCCGCGAAGCCGCCGCGGATTTGCTGGGAAAAATCGGCGATGTGCGCGCGGTTGAACCGCTCATGCAGCGGTTGCAGAAGGATAAAGATACCGGCGTGAAGGAGTATGCCGTGAAATCGTTGGGCCTCATCGGCGACCCGCGCCCGGCACAATTGTATATCGAAGCCATTCCGATCAGGCCGCTACGAGTGATGGCTATCGAGGCATTGGCAAAGATCAAGGACGTTGAGGTCTTGCGTCCTTATAACGAGCTGTTCAACCGGTTGCGCAGTGATCGGGACGGTATCGTGTCATACAGCGCCGGCCTCATTGCGGACAAGCTGGCGGCGCTTGAGGGCGAACAGCCGGTCGGACAGGAGGAGTCGGAGGATCATGAGTGA
- a CDS encoding HEAT repeat domain-containing protein codes for MSDAERIAQLIAALRDDNEALRDHAMASLGQMGVEAVPQLIGLMADEDVVIREAAATAVVRIGPVAFDQLVEALRDDEWAIREQAANALGRFRDSRAVDPLMAALKDKDGAVRTAAVWALERIGDSRATPGLIEALGDGTVREDVARVLKKIGDTRAVDALIEGLLGPNWMVRRHAAEALGKIGDPRSAEALIQSLQDEDWLVRRNAAESLARLGAKQAIEPLLPLLEDENTMVQETVEGVLASLGWKQATSS; via the coding sequence ATGAGTGATGCCGAGCGAATTGCACAACTGATTGCCGCGCTACGTGACGACAACGAAGCGCTGCGAGACCATGCGATGGCGAGCCTTGGGCAAATGGGTGTCGAGGCGGTTCCGCAACTGATCGGCCTGATGGCGGACGAGGATGTCGTCATTCGTGAGGCGGCGGCGACGGCGGTGGTGCGCATTGGCCCTGTCGCGTTCGATCAACTGGTGGAGGCCTTGCGCGATGATGAATGGGCGATCCGCGAGCAGGCCGCCAATGCACTCGGCCGATTCCGCGACTCCCGCGCCGTGGATCCGTTGATGGCAGCACTCAAAGATAAGGACGGGGCGGTCAGGACGGCGGCAGTGTGGGCGTTGGAACGGATCGGTGACTCGCGTGCGACGCCCGGCTTGATCGAGGCGCTCGGTGATGGAACGGTGCGTGAAGACGTGGCCAGGGTCCTGAAAAAGATTGGCGATACCCGCGCGGTCGATGCGTTGATTGAAGGGCTCCTCGGACCCAATTGGATGGTGCGGCGTCATGCTGCCGAGGCGCTTGGGAAGATCGGCGACCCCCGCAGTGCCGAAGCGTTGATCCAATCGCTGCAGGATGAGGACTGGCTCGTGCGCCGCAACGCGGCCGAATCATTGGCGCGGCTCGGGGCGAAGCAGGCGATCGAACCGCTGCTCCCCCTGTTGGAAGACGAAAATACGATGGTGCAGGAAACCGTCGAAGGTGTCCTTGCGAGTTTGGGATGGAAACAGGCGACCTCGTCATAA
- a CDS encoding HEAT repeat domain-containing protein, with protein sequence MAEEAQVKLIQIGPKGGPKKDGFNLVTERVVAVNPEAKQLEVELLAYDGKTVVLDVGDEALEEFLKIKPGDGATIRVVEEGGKRVAKSFRIRAKDPNAAKADAMLIDLKDSHWLNRKYAAEVLGELKDPRAVVPLVEALTDEVGDVRQRAYDSLIKIGGSAVPSLVPLLAAEEDDVRQSATEIIRKIGKPAVEPLATALADADDRLKTKIMKVLDRMGYKPKPKESAQAEPAKLLS encoded by the coding sequence ATGGCTGAAGAAGCACAGGTAAAACTGATTCAGATCGGACCGAAGGGCGGCCCCAAGAAAGACGGCTTCAACTTGGTGACGGAGCGAGTGGTGGCCGTGAATCCTGAAGCCAAGCAGTTGGAAGTTGAGTTGCTCGCGTATGACGGGAAGACCGTTGTACTTGATGTGGGAGACGAGGCGCTCGAAGAGTTTCTTAAGATTAAGCCTGGTGACGGGGCCACGATTCGGGTCGTGGAAGAAGGCGGCAAACGGGTCGCCAAAAGCTTCCGGATTCGTGCGAAAGATCCGAATGCGGCCAAAGCCGATGCCATGTTGATCGATTTGAAGGATTCACATTGGCTCAATCGTAAGTATGCGGCTGAGGTGCTTGGTGAATTGAAGGATCCGCGGGCCGTCGTTCCGCTCGTAGAGGCGCTCACGGACGAAGTTGGGGATGTGCGGCAACGGGCCTATGACTCGTTAATCAAGATCGGCGGGTCGGCTGTGCCGTCGCTGGTGCCTTTGTTGGCCGCCGAGGAAGACGATGTGCGTCAGTCGGCGACCGAAATCATTCGCAAGATCGGCAAGCCGGCCGTCGAACCGTTGGCGACGGCGTTGGCGGATGCGGATGATCGATTGAAGACGAAGATTATGAAGGTACTCGACCGGATGGGCTATAAACCGAAGCCCAAGGAGAGCGCTCAGGCTGAACCGGCGAAGTTGTTAAGTTAA
- a CDS encoding HEAT repeat domain-containing protein, which produces MRRSAATGPLLQPALGQFDQSPAAECYAKVDGPIGCRGTMADTVSEQIAALSDEDWAIREEAATLLGGLKDARAVLPLTKALRDPDRAVREAAVGALSALGAVSVPALSGCLTDPALQVQEAASAILASLADARVLMPLMQALGSRDWIVRMHAAKGLGRIGDAQAIPALMPLLQDKVKAVREEASSALATIGAAAVAGLVEALQHEDWLVRLHAVEALGKLKSPDAVDPLLRALFNERDSAIREDVVKALGTIRDVRAVDYLVVAMKEPGLRLLAVEALGHIGDRRVVPLLRRVVEGVPLGEPRDSATPCADGWTDEMATMGMAARALGMIADAVAIPSLIIALRNTITRSEAAAALTKFGPTVIPSLLPMLAKEQDENVRYHVRETLTAVGWRAGRV; this is translated from the coding sequence ATGAGGCGCTCTGCGGCCACTGGTCCTCTCTTGCAGCCGGCGCTCGGGCAATTCGATCAGTCCCCTGCAGCCGAATGCTACGCGAAGGTCGATGGCCCCATCGGATGCCGAGGTACCATGGCCGACACGGTCAGTGAGCAGATCGCCGCATTGTCGGATGAGGATTGGGCGATTCGTGAGGAGGCGGCGACCCTGCTGGGTGGCCTGAAGGATGCGCGAGCAGTCCTTCCGCTCACGAAAGCGCTGCGCGATCCGGACCGTGCGGTGCGTGAGGCGGCCGTCGGGGCGCTTTCTGCACTGGGGGCCGTATCGGTTCCGGCGCTTTCCGGATGCTTGACGGATCCGGCCCTGCAAGTCCAGGAGGCGGCATCGGCGATTCTCGCATCGCTGGCCGACGCGCGGGTGCTGATGCCCCTGATGCAGGCCTTGGGTAGCCGCGATTGGATCGTGCGGATGCACGCGGCCAAAGGGCTGGGGCGAATCGGTGATGCGCAAGCCATTCCTGCCCTGATGCCGCTCTTGCAGGACAAGGTCAAGGCGGTGCGGGAGGAGGCTTCCAGTGCATTGGCGACTATCGGCGCAGCCGCTGTCGCCGGACTGGTGGAGGCGCTGCAGCATGAGGACTGGTTGGTACGTCTTCATGCGGTGGAGGCGTTGGGTAAGCTGAAGTCTCCGGATGCCGTCGACCCGCTGCTTCGTGCCCTGTTCAATGAGCGGGATTCGGCGATTCGTGAGGATGTCGTCAAGGCGCTGGGCACGATTCGGGATGTGCGCGCCGTCGACTACCTGGTGGTGGCGATGAAGGAGCCGGGGCTGCGGTTGTTGGCCGTCGAGGCTCTTGGCCATATCGGTGATCGTCGTGTGGTGCCGCTGCTGCGTCGTGTGGTCGAGGGCGTGCCGCTTGGGGAGCCGAGGGATTCGGCGACTCCTTGTGCCGATGGGTGGACGGACGAAATGGCCACCATGGGAATGGCCGCTCGTGCACTAGGCATGATCGCCGATGCGGTGGCGATTCCGTCCTTGATCATCGCGTTGCGGAATACGATTACGCGGTCTGAAGCGGCGGCGGCATTGACGAAATTTGGCCCGACCGTGATTCCTTCTCTCTTGCCGATGTTGGCCAAAGAGCAGGACGAAAACGTTCGGTACCATGTGCGGGAAACACTCACGGCTGTCGGCTGGCGAGCCGGGCGAGTTTAG
- a CDS encoding alkaline phosphatase family protein, with the protein MSDIRAFSITAAAFRMALFLGLTLVFSSTSSMALAARGGGAPSAPEAATEHVILFVLEGLGQESLKSGVMPVLSSLVKDGSVTWSATAVAPARRLPTMASLVTGMPVAKHGITWNVFEFSRGYPRAPTVFDYLDLSGGRDSAIFYMDESLYQLAKPEPYTDYQMCGPLRAECNPDRLVGYVRDYFKKATSGSGYGHAIPSLPHLLVVHLPAPGRVGEAQGWKSAAYKDALKAVDKAMGTVLDLYRELGLIKRTTIFATSLSAFGETQFSSGEVGSEQAAAVPVVPWIASGVGIKAGYAIRQPVSIIDTGATVMRALGLTTYTEWESHPVEEIFKTAFTAAPVSPLLQ; encoded by the coding sequence ATGAGTGATATCCGCGCGTTTTCTATCACGGCGGCGGCGTTTCGTATGGCCCTGTTTCTGGGCCTGACCCTGGTATTTTCCTCCACATCATCCATGGCCTTGGCCGCGCGTGGCGGCGGTGCGCCTTCAGCACCGGAAGCGGCAACCGAACACGTCATCCTGTTTGTCTTGGAAGGGCTCGGCCAGGAGTCATTGAAGAGTGGGGTGATGCCCGTCTTGTCGTCTCTGGTGAAGGATGGATCTGTCACCTGGTCGGCCACTGCCGTCGCGCCTGCGCGTCGCTTGCCGACGATGGCGTCGTTGGTGACGGGGATGCCGGTTGCCAAACACGGCATCACCTGGAATGTCTTTGAATTCAGCCGTGGATACCCCCGCGCGCCGACTGTGTTTGACTATCTCGACTTGAGCGGGGGGCGGGACAGCGCCATTTTTTATATGGATGAGTCCCTCTATCAGCTTGCCAAGCCGGAACCGTATACCGACTATCAGATGTGTGGGCCACTGAGGGCCGAGTGCAACCCAGACCGGTTGGTCGGGTACGTGCGGGACTACTTCAAGAAGGCCACCAGCGGTTCCGGGTATGGTCACGCCATCCCATCGTTGCCCCATCTCCTGGTGGTGCATTTGCCGGCACCCGGTCGTGTCGGTGAGGCGCAGGGGTGGAAATCGGCTGCGTACAAAGATGCCCTCAAGGCCGTGGATAAGGCGATGGGGACGGTGCTCGATTTATACCGCGAACTGGGTTTGATCAAGCGGACGACCATCTTCGCCACTTCGTTGAGCGCCTTCGGGGAGACGCAATTCTCCTCCGGTGAGGTGGGCAGCGAGCAGGCGGCTGCCGTTCCGGTAGTGCCCTGGATCGCATCCGGCGTCGGGATCAAGGCGGGTTATGCGATCCGTCAGCCGGTGTCGATCATCGATACCGGTGCGACCGTCATGCGCGCGCTCGGACTTACCACCTATACTGAATGGGAGAGCCACCCCGTCGAAGAGATTTTCAAGACGGCATTCACGGCGGCTCCTGTCAGCCCACTCCTGCAATAG
- a CDS encoding HEAT repeat domain-containing protein, whose protein sequence is MAQALDDLLDSLEDPDDATREEAAKSLAQLADPKTLDALIGACGDEYWSVRTRAGWGVAKIGGAKALEALIALFNDPIMEVRNEAVAAVVSLGAGQLDRLLTALKDERWRVREHAAKACGDLRDARAVDGLVFACRDRDGAVKSAAAEALGKIGDAKAIPVLIKLFRDSSKIVRETAGIALVAIGQPSVDLLLETMKDKDFVVRCHAARALGGMTTDYQIGKSWVREPRVVDALIEALKDPDRAVREDATIALGMIGDPRAIDGLLEAMKDGAVKRHAIASLGMIGDPRALPAVLAALKGKGVRQDGTPTPGCIVSEDAFIKEAAATALGHFRDPRVIPDLIMLLKDGVLREKAASALVLIGDSAIEPLISFLYDPKASEVESEGERVLSYASVRLTAKDSLRLLVVETLEHLGWTPPDEETSVDSSQADNLRVDRPLGDIGRFGPSGDFAKGSVR, encoded by the coding sequence ATGGCACAGGCACTCGATGATTTGCTGGATTCCCTCGAAGATCCGGACGATGCCACCCGCGAAGAGGCCGCAAAGTCCCTTGCGCAGTTGGCGGACCCGAAGACGCTGGATGCGCTGATCGGCGCCTGTGGCGACGAGTACTGGTCCGTGCGGACGCGCGCCGGTTGGGGGGTGGCGAAGATCGGCGGCGCGAAGGCCCTTGAAGCGTTGATTGCGCTCTTCAATGACCCGATCATGGAGGTCCGCAACGAAGCGGTTGCGGCCGTGGTGTCGCTCGGAGCGGGTCAACTGGATCGTCTGCTGACAGCCTTGAAAGATGAGCGGTGGCGCGTTCGGGAGCATGCGGCGAAAGCCTGTGGCGATCTGCGCGATGCACGCGCGGTCGACGGGCTGGTGTTTGCCTGCCGGGATCGGGACGGCGCCGTGAAAAGTGCTGCCGCGGAGGCGTTGGGGAAAATCGGTGATGCCAAGGCGATTCCCGTCTTGATCAAGCTGTTCCGGGATTCGTCGAAGATTGTGCGTGAGACGGCCGGGATCGCGTTGGTGGCCATCGGTCAGCCCTCAGTCGATCTGCTGCTCGAGACCATGAAGGATAAGGATTTCGTCGTGCGCTGCCATGCGGCTCGCGCCCTGGGCGGGATGACGACGGACTATCAAATCGGCAAGAGTTGGGTTCGCGAGCCACGCGTCGTTGATGCCTTGATCGAAGCACTCAAAGATCCGGACCGTGCCGTGCGCGAAGATGCCACGATTGCCTTGGGCATGATCGGTGACCCTCGCGCGATCGATGGGCTGTTGGAAGCCATGAAGGACGGTGCCGTGAAGCGTCATGCCATTGCGTCGCTCGGGATGATCGGCGATCCCCGCGCCCTCCCTGCCGTCTTGGCGGCGCTCAAGGGCAAAGGGGTGCGCCAGGATGGAACACCGACTCCCGGATGTATCGTGAGTGAGGATGCGTTCATCAAGGAGGCGGCCGCCACTGCACTCGGACATTTTCGCGATCCGCGAGTGATTCCCGACCTCATCATGCTGTTGAAGGACGGCGTCTTGCGTGAGAAGGCCGCCTCTGCGTTGGTGCTGATCGGCGACTCCGCGATCGAACCGTTGATTTCATTCCTCTACGATCCCAAAGCCTCCGAAGTTGAGTCCGAAGGCGAACGGGTATTGTCCTATGCCTCGGTCCGGTTGACGGCCAAAGACTCTCTGCGGTTATTGGTCGTGGAAACATTGGAGCACCTGGGATGGACGCCTCCCGATGAAGAGACCTCGGTGGATTCCAGTCAGGCCGACAATCTTCGCGTCGATCGCCCCTTGGGGGATATCGGGCGGTTCGGTCCGAGCGGAGATTTCGCGAAAGGATCGGTACGGTAA